The DNA region AAACTTTTTCTGTTGGGATAAGTATTTGTGAAATATTATCCTGTATGTCGAGACGGCGGATTTCACTCTCTAAATATTCTTTCACCTTCTTTTCCTTACCACTTACGGCTCGAACTACATACCACTTTTTCACTGTTTCACTCATACTCTATCAACTCAAAAAAATAAGAAATAATATCAACGAAATTATTATTGACAATAATGCTTAGTTTAAAAGTTTATAAAACGCATCCAATACGTTCCTAAAACTAATATCCATCAAAAAAACCACCAAAGCGATTATAAGGGAAGCAATGGATACAACAATAGCACTATTTTGGAGTTCATTCCAAGTAGGCCACGAAACCTTATTTATTAATTCGTCATAAGATTCCTTTGAATATTTAACTATGCCCATTTGTATATGTATTAAATTTATTAGCACGGGTGGTAGGACTCGAACCCACGACTCCTGGTTTTGGAGACCAGAGCTCTACCAACTGAGCTACACCCGTGTTTGATTTTATTTGATATGGCTAGCAAGAGTACCTAAGCACTCTTGCCATATACCAAACTTAATCTCACTATTTATTCCCAGCTTAAACGTCAAGCATTTCAGTTACCTGACCAGCTCCAACAGTTCT from Bacteroidales bacterium includes:
- the secE gene encoding preprotein translocase subunit SecE, with translation MGIVKYSKESYDELINKVSWPTWNELQNSAIVVSIASLIIALVVFLMDISFRNVLDAFYKLLN